From one Amycolatopsis sp. FDAARGOS 1241 genomic stretch:
- a CDS encoding ABC transporter ATP-binding protein encodes MTDLETQPAPAVRITDLTHSFGDKKAVAGVDLEIVPGEIFGLLGPNGAGKTTTIRMITTLLPMDSGSITVFGVDVAKRRMAVRRLIGYVPQQLSADGALTGRENVALFARLFDVPRARRPEEVRRALELVGLLDEADRPVGGYSGGMIRRLELAQALVSSPRLLVLDEPTVGLDPVARSAVWDRITEIRVRTGMTVLVTTHYMDEAEQYCDRVALMHSGRIRALGTPAELEAELGPDSTLDDVFRAMTGDALQSETGGMRNVRATRRTARRLG; translated from the coding sequence GTGACCGACCTCGAAACCCAGCCGGCACCGGCGGTGCGGATCACGGACCTGACGCACTCGTTCGGCGACAAGAAGGCCGTCGCCGGTGTCGACCTGGAGATCGTGCCCGGCGAGATCTTCGGGCTGCTCGGCCCGAACGGTGCGGGCAAGACGACCACGATCCGCATGATCACCACGCTCCTGCCGATGGATTCGGGATCGATCACCGTGTTCGGGGTGGACGTCGCGAAACGGCGGATGGCCGTGCGGCGGCTGATCGGCTACGTGCCGCAGCAGCTGTCGGCCGACGGAGCGCTGACCGGGCGCGAGAACGTGGCGCTGTTCGCGCGCCTGTTCGACGTGCCACGCGCACGCCGCCCCGAGGAGGTGCGCCGCGCATTGGAGCTCGTGGGCCTGCTCGACGAAGCCGACCGGCCCGTGGGCGGCTACTCCGGCGGCATGATCCGCCGGCTGGAGCTGGCGCAGGCGCTGGTGAGCTCGCCACGGCTGCTGGTGCTCGACGAGCCGACGGTGGGCCTCGACCCGGTGGCCCGCTCGGCCGTGTGGGACCGCATCACCGAGATCCGCGTGCGCACCGGCATGACCGTGCTCGTGACGACGCACTACATGGACGAGGCCGAGCAGTACTGCGACCGCGTGGCGCTCATGCACAGCGGGCGCATCCGCGCGCTCGGCACGCCGGCCGAGCTCGAGGCCGAGCTGGGCCCGGACTCCACATTGGACGACGTGTTCCGGGCGATGACCGGTGACGCGCTGCAGAGTGAAACAGGAGGGATGCGCAATGTCCGCGCCACTCGCCGCACCGCCCGTCGTCTCGGCTGA
- a CDS encoding ABC transporter permease, with amino-acid sequence MSAPLAAPPVVSADPGPLEQLRILLSRIGAMCLVELQKLRRDQSELITRAIQPALWLLIFGETFTRIHAIPTGSIPYLDYLAPGILAQSALFIAIFYGIQIIWERDAGVLAKLLVTPTPRAALVAGKAFAAGIRALVQALMVLVLSAILGVGLTANPLRLLGMVVVVILGSAFFCCFSIVIAGIVLSRERLMGIGQAITMPLFFGSNALYPVALMPGWLKVLSHLNPLSYQVDALRGLLIGTPANLALDFGVLVGATAIAIGVASALLGRLAR; translated from the coding sequence ATGTCCGCGCCACTCGCCGCACCGCCCGTCGTCTCGGCTGACCCGGGGCCGCTCGAACAGCTGCGGATCCTGCTCTCGCGCATCGGCGCGATGTGCCTGGTGGAGCTGCAGAAGCTGCGCCGCGACCAGTCGGAGCTCATCACGCGCGCGATCCAGCCCGCGCTGTGGCTGCTGATCTTCGGCGAGACGTTCACCCGGATCCACGCCATCCCCACCGGCTCGATCCCCTACCTCGACTACCTCGCGCCCGGGATCCTCGCGCAGTCGGCGCTGTTCATCGCGATCTTCTACGGCATCCAGATCATCTGGGAACGCGACGCGGGCGTGCTCGCCAAGCTGCTCGTGACGCCGACACCGCGCGCCGCGCTCGTGGCGGGCAAAGCGTTCGCGGCGGGTATTCGCGCGCTCGTGCAGGCGCTGATGGTGCTCGTGCTCTCGGCGATCCTCGGCGTCGGGCTCACCGCGAACCCGCTGCGGCTGCTGGGCATGGTCGTGGTCGTGATCCTCGGGTCCGCGTTCTTCTGCTGCTTCTCGATCGTGATCGCCGGCATCGTGCTTTCGCGCGAGCGGCTGATGGGCATCGGACAGGCCATCACGATGCCGCTGTTCTTCGGGTCCAACGCCCTCTACCCGGTGGCCCTGATGCCCGGCTGGCTGAAGGTGCTGAGCCACCTCAACCCGTTGAGCTACCAGGTGGACGCACTGCGCGGACTTTTGATCGGCACCCCGGCCAACCTCGCGCTGGACTTCGGCGTCCTTGTGGGTGCGACGGCGATCGCCATCGGCGTCGCTTCGGCACTGCTCGGAAGGTTGGCCCGATGA
- a CDS encoding transglycosylase domain-containing protein, which yields MAKGKGVAPFLGLCVLAGVLVAGVLAPVTIGAGVLSNQVSDSVDAISADLEHADPPLVTTVTDRNGGAIATLYSQYRVPVTAAQISPAMKAAIVDIEDRRFYSEGGVDPQGMLRAAVNDSSGGNLQGASTITQQYVKNYLINVVDRGDKSAQEKDREDSLARKLREAKMAVQLSQSVSKDDVLADYLNVVEYTGTVYGVGAAAQAYFETSADKLTVPQAALLAGMVNNPSVYNPYTHPDNALKRRNAVIDAMVSAKSIPASYGAEAKATPLGVVGTAPQAPSSTCMGVAPDAGFFCQYAVDYLEQAGLTADQIDTGGYVVKTTMDPRVSQVVKDAVDANVPTTQDGVANTFAVVQPGAGGHQVLAMIANRNYGTDASQGETSTNIVANASNKFGAGSSFKIFTTAAAMVAGKAGLNTPLPNPFSDCFMPPNANKYTHCYPVSNDGTSYPNPISVANGLATSPNVAFVGLESQVGMPAVLDMARKLGLRNTMATNDAGSTPITDPSDARSKNPQYDEPQSQYFQNLLSFTLGNSPVSPLEMANVSATLMSGGTWCPPNPILSVTDRNGRPVPVKQQACEQVIPTGVANTLEAGLSQDTTIGTSAAAAHAAGWTRPDIGKTGTTQESESVAFVGGVDNYAVSSMVFADGSHPTEICPGTPVHLGNCGHGAFGGTVAAPPYFHAMSTLLAGVPDTPIPPPDPQYLGGH from the coding sequence GTGGCAAAAGGCAAGGGGGTAGCCCCGTTCCTCGGGTTGTGCGTCCTGGCGGGCGTCCTGGTCGCGGGCGTGCTGGCGCCCGTCACGATCGGTGCGGGCGTTCTGTCCAATCAGGTCAGTGACTCCGTCGACGCGATCTCCGCGGACCTGGAGCACGCGGACCCGCCACTCGTGACGACCGTGACGGACCGCAATGGCGGCGCGATCGCGACTTTGTACTCGCAGTACCGCGTTCCGGTCACCGCGGCACAGATCTCCCCCGCGATGAAGGCCGCGATCGTCGACATCGAGGACCGCCGCTTCTACTCCGAAGGCGGCGTGGACCCGCAGGGCATGCTGCGCGCCGCGGTCAACGACAGCTCGGGCGGCAACCTGCAGGGCGCGTCGACGATCACGCAGCAGTACGTGAAGAACTACCTCATCAACGTCGTCGACCGGGGGGACAAGTCGGCACAGGAGAAGGACCGGGAAGATTCGCTGGCGCGCAAGCTGCGTGAGGCCAAGATGGCGGTGCAGCTGAGCCAGAGCGTGTCGAAGGACGACGTGCTCGCCGATTACCTGAACGTGGTCGAGTACACCGGCACCGTGTACGGCGTCGGCGCGGCGGCGCAAGCGTACTTCGAGACCAGCGCGGACAAATTGACCGTGCCGCAAGCCGCATTGCTCGCGGGCATGGTGAACAACCCGAGCGTCTACAACCCGTACACGCATCCGGACAACGCGCTCAAGCGGCGCAACGCCGTCATCGACGCCATGGTGTCGGCGAAGTCGATCCCCGCTTCCTACGGAGCCGAGGCGAAAGCGACCCCGCTCGGCGTGGTCGGCACGGCCCCGCAAGCGCCGTCGAGCACCTGCATGGGCGTGGCGCCGGACGCCGGGTTCTTCTGCCAGTACGCAGTGGACTACCTCGAGCAGGCGGGCTTGACCGCTGACCAGATCGACACCGGCGGCTACGTCGTGAAGACGACGATGGACCCACGCGTGAGCCAGGTCGTCAAGGACGCCGTGGACGCCAACGTCCCGACCACGCAGGACGGCGTGGCCAACACGTTCGCCGTCGTGCAGCCGGGCGCCGGCGGACACCAGGTGCTCGCCATGATCGCCAACCGCAACTACGGCACGGACGCGTCCCAGGGCGAGACGTCGACGAACATCGTCGCGAACGCGAGCAACAAGTTCGGCGCCGGTTCGTCGTTCAAGATCTTCACCACGGCCGCCGCGATGGTGGCGGGCAAGGCGGGGCTGAACACGCCGCTGCCCAACCCGTTCAGCGACTGCTTCATGCCGCCGAACGCGAACAAGTACACCCACTGCTACCCGGTGAGCAACGACGGCACGAGCTACCCGAACCCCATCTCGGTCGCCAACGGGCTGGCGACGTCGCCGAACGTCGCGTTCGTGGGGCTCGAATCGCAGGTCGGCATGCCGGCCGTGCTCGACATGGCCCGGAAGCTGGGGCTGCGCAACACCATGGCGACCAACGACGCGGGCAGCACGCCGATCACCGACCCGTCGGACGCGCGGTCGAAGAACCCGCAGTACGACGAGCCGCAATCGCAGTACTTCCAGAACCTGCTGTCGTTCACGCTCGGCAACAGCCCGGTGAGCCCGCTGGAGATGGCGAACGTGTCGGCGACGTTGATGAGCGGCGGCACGTGGTGCCCACCGAACCCGATCCTGTCGGTCACGGACCGCAACGGCCGGCCGGTGCCGGTGAAGCAGCAAGCGTGCGAGCAGGTCATCCCGACGGGCGTGGCGAACACGCTGGAGGCCGGGCTGTCGCAGGACACCACGATCGGCACCTCCGCCGCCGCGGCGCACGCCGCCGGCTGGACCCGCCCGGACATCGGCAAGACCGGCACCACGCAGGAGTCGGAGTCCGTCGCCTTCGTCGGCGGCGTCGACAACTACGCCGTCTCTTCGATGGTGTTCGCCGATGGCTCGCACCCCACCGAAATCTGTCCCGGCACACCCGTCCACCTCGGCAACTGCGGGCACGGCGCGTTCGGTGGCACGGTGGCGGCACCGCCGTACTTCCATGCGATGAGCACCCTGCTGGCCGGTGTCCCCGACACCCCCATCCCTCCGCCGGACCCGCAATACCTCGGCGGGCACTGA
- a CDS encoding aldehyde dehydrogenase, with product MTVEPALASHYEPLINGEFRSLSTETFPAVDAATGEQLATITRGGKADVDAAVAAARAAFPKWSATRPGERALLLHRLADWIEANAERLATIDTKDIGRTIFETPLDHRIAVGQYRFFAAAAVTHDGWNHPVTGGWAIAKREPIGVVGQIIPWNVPAIMTAFKLAPALAAGNTVVLKPDENASLSTLELCAKLAELFPPGVVNVVPGFGEEAGAALTAHPDVDKLAFTGSAEVGRLVAHAGADRLVPVSLELGGKSPNIVFPDIEDLDRVIDNATFAATYCNGQSCLAGTRLFVHDDLYDDFLGKLRASFEGVRVGSPLDPATRLGCLVSEKQGQRVLDYIDSGRADSSLVTGGGRASVAGSEHGWFIEPTVFETENSSRIAQEEIFGPVLSVIRWKDFDAMIDQANGVEYGLAAGVYTTGLKNAMRTADRLQAGSVWVNQYFNLVDGSPFGGYKGSGLGREYCKETLDMYTQLKSIVLAEELPPPLFG from the coding sequence GTGACCGTCGAACCGGCGCTCGCTTCCCACTACGAACCCCTGATCAACGGTGAGTTCCGCTCGCTTTCGACCGAGACGTTCCCGGCGGTGGACGCCGCGACCGGCGAGCAGCTCGCCACGATCACCCGGGGCGGCAAGGCCGACGTCGACGCCGCGGTCGCCGCCGCCCGCGCGGCATTCCCCAAGTGGTCGGCGACGCGGCCCGGGGAGCGCGCGCTGCTGCTGCACCGCCTCGCCGACTGGATCGAGGCCAACGCCGAGCGGCTCGCGACCATCGACACGAAAGACATCGGCCGCACGATCTTCGAAACCCCGCTGGACCACCGGATCGCCGTGGGGCAGTACCGCTTCTTCGCCGCGGCGGCCGTGACGCACGACGGCTGGAACCACCCCGTCACCGGTGGTTGGGCGATCGCCAAGCGCGAGCCGATCGGCGTGGTCGGCCAGATCATCCCGTGGAACGTGCCGGCCATCATGACGGCGTTCAAGCTCGCCCCGGCGCTCGCGGCGGGCAACACCGTGGTGCTCAAGCCGGACGAGAACGCGTCACTGTCCACATTGGAGCTGTGTGCGAAGCTGGCCGAGCTCTTCCCGCCCGGTGTGGTGAACGTCGTGCCGGGCTTCGGCGAGGAGGCGGGCGCGGCGCTGACGGCGCACCCGGACGTCGACAAGCTCGCGTTCACCGGCTCCGCGGAGGTAGGCCGCCTCGTCGCCCACGCCGGCGCCGACCGGCTCGTGCCGGTGTCGCTGGAGCTGGGCGGCAAGAGCCCGAACATCGTGTTCCCGGACATCGAGGACCTCGACCGCGTGATCGACAACGCGACATTCGCCGCCACGTACTGCAACGGCCAGTCGTGCCTCGCCGGTACCCGCCTGTTCGTGCACGACGACCTGTACGACGACTTTCTGGGCAAGCTGCGCGCGAGTTTCGAGGGTGTGCGCGTGGGGTCCCCGCTGGACCCCGCCACGCGCCTGGGCTGCCTAGTGTCGGAGAAGCAGGGGCAGCGCGTGCTGGACTACATCGACTCCGGCCGCGCCGACTCGTCGCTCGTCACCGGCGGCGGCCGCGCCTCCGTCGCCGGCAGCGAGCACGGTTGGTTCATCGAGCCCACCGTGTTCGAAACGGAGAACTCCAGCCGCATCGCGCAGGAGGAGATCTTCGGCCCCGTGCTGTCGGTGATCCGCTGGAAGGACTTCGACGCCATGATCGACCAGGCGAACGGCGTCGAGTACGGCCTCGCCGCCGGCGTCTACACCACGGGCCTGAAGAACGCGATGCGCACGGCCGACCGCCTCCAGGCCGGGTCCGTCTGGGTCAACCAGTACTTCAACCTCGTCGACGGCTCACCCTTCGGCGGTTACAAGGGCAGCGGCCTGGGGCGTGAGTACTGCAAGGAAACGCTGGACATGTACACGCAGCTGAAGTCGATCGTCCTGGCGGAGGAACTGCCGCCGCCGCTGTTCGGCTGA
- a CDS encoding AraC family transcriptional regulator: MGAAVKPEVDTHDPDEARSRLSDVYCPHRLDLVGGSRGFVCRQSSRGFAKVRLFDLVYGGAEVRVDPVPFDDFVLVTRPLKGRFAVRSAADGLVGAGSGALVMDAYGSYQLRWYEDAEVLNTVLDRDGLERVAAELRGWDEPRPVRFGLGAPVSAAAARRWDTATRLLLDESRAAGGMAGSPLLAAQLFRLAATALLEAYPSTFGADDPAPAGQVSPAAVRRAEAFIELNAGDDIGLLEIAAAARLSVRGLQAAFARAGRPSPVAYLRETRLRRAHAELRERSPEDTTVAAVAARWGFGNAGRFSVEHRRLFGCSPAETLRGGSAGSRTPGDAERTLR, encoded by the coding sequence ATGGGTGCTGCGGTGAAACCCGAGGTCGACACGCACGACCCGGACGAGGCGCGCTCCCGGCTCAGCGATGTCTACTGCCCGCACCGGCTCGACCTCGTCGGCGGCTCGCGCGGGTTCGTCTGCCGGCAGAGCTCGCGCGGGTTCGCCAAGGTGCGCTTGTTCGACCTCGTCTACGGCGGGGCCGAGGTGCGCGTGGACCCGGTGCCGTTCGACGACTTCGTGCTCGTCACGCGCCCGCTCAAGGGCCGTTTCGCGGTGCGGTCGGCAGCCGACGGACTGGTCGGCGCGGGCTCCGGCGCGCTGGTGATGGACGCGTACGGCTCCTACCAGCTGCGCTGGTACGAGGATGCCGAAGTGCTCAACACCGTGCTGGATCGCGACGGGCTCGAACGCGTCGCCGCCGAGCTGCGTGGCTGGGACGAGCCGCGCCCGGTGCGGTTCGGGCTCGGCGCGCCGGTGTCGGCGGCCGCGGCGCGCCGGTGGGACACCGCGACGCGGCTCCTGCTCGACGAATCGCGCGCGGCCGGCGGGATGGCCGGCAGCCCGCTGTTGGCCGCGCAGCTCTTCCGGCTCGCGGCGACGGCGCTGCTGGAGGCCTATCCCAGCACGTTCGGCGCCGACGACCCCGCGCCCGCCGGGCAGGTGTCGCCGGCGGCGGTGCGGCGGGCGGAAGCGTTCATCGAGCTGAACGCCGGTGACGACATCGGGTTGCTGGAGATCGCCGCGGCGGCACGGCTGAGCGTGCGCGGCCTGCAGGCGGCGTTCGCACGGGCCGGGCGGCCGTCGCCGGTGGCGTACCTGAGGGAGACGCGGCTGCGGCGCGCGCACGCGGAGCTGCGGGAGCGGTCGCCGGAGGACACGACGGTGGCGGCCGTCGCGGCGCGCTGGGGATTCGGCAACGCCGGGCGGTTCAGTGTCGAGCACCGGCGGCTGTTCGGGTGCAGCCCGGCCGAGACGTTGCGCGGCGGATCGGCCGGTTCGCGCACGCCGGGGGACGCGGAGCGCACGCTGCGTTGA
- a CDS encoding AMP-binding protein, with protein MQLTPSAHVDSFCRDNLPPFDQWPELHFDLPELHYPERLNAATRLLDGAVAKWGPDRPAVLSPTTSWTYGELLARANRIAGTLRSLGVVPGNRVLLRGPNTPWLAACWLGVLKAGAVAVATMPMLRTHELTKIVDASCPTLALADHRYTEDLLPFDLPLIAYGGDGPDDLAARSAPQPATFDDVETAADDVAILAFTSGTTGRPKATMHFHRDLLAIADTFSRHVVKPEPGDVFTGTPPLAFTFGLGGLLVFPLHAGAATLLIERATPLELADLAAEHHVTVLFTAPTAYRAILASDRRPLLAGLRRAVSAGEALPASVATDFHEATGRRLIDGIGSTEMLHVFISAADEDTRPGCTGRAVPGYRARIVDDEGRPVPDGTPGRLAVQGPTGCRYLADDRQTVFVEDGWNLTGDTYVRDEDGYFHYRARSDDMIVSSGYNIAGPEVEEVLMGHPDVLECAVVAAPDEARGSIVAAYVVLREGADDGPAKVKELQDYAKSVAAPYKYPRRVEFVAGLPRNPSGKVQRFLLRRRAAGETAEPQPVSASGPGSGSTRA; from the coding sequence GTGCAGCTCACGCCCAGTGCCCACGTGGATTCGTTCTGCCGGGACAACTTGCCTCCCTTCGACCAGTGGCCGGAGTTGCACTTCGACCTGCCCGAACTGCACTACCCCGAGCGGCTCAACGCCGCCACCCGGCTGCTCGACGGAGCCGTCGCGAAATGGGGACCCGACCGGCCCGCGGTGCTCTCGCCCACGACCAGCTGGACCTACGGCGAACTGCTCGCCCGTGCCAACCGGATCGCCGGCACGCTGAGGAGCCTGGGCGTCGTGCCCGGCAACCGCGTGCTGCTGCGCGGCCCGAACACCCCGTGGCTCGCCGCGTGCTGGCTCGGCGTGCTCAAAGCCGGTGCGGTCGCCGTGGCCACCATGCCGATGCTGCGCACCCACGAGCTCACGAAGATCGTCGACGCCTCCTGCCCCACCCTGGCACTGGCCGACCACCGCTACACCGAGGACCTGCTGCCGTTCGACCTGCCGCTGATCGCCTACGGCGGCGACGGCCCCGACGACCTCGCCGCGCGCAGCGCCCCGCAGCCCGCGACGTTCGACGACGTCGAGACCGCCGCCGACGACGTCGCGATCCTCGCGTTCACCTCGGGCACCACCGGCCGGCCGAAGGCCACCATGCACTTCCACCGCGACCTGCTCGCCATCGCGGACACGTTCTCGCGGCACGTCGTGAAACCCGAACCGGGCGACGTTTTCACCGGCACGCCGCCGCTCGCGTTCACCTTCGGGCTCGGCGGGCTGCTCGTGTTCCCGCTGCACGCCGGCGCCGCCACGCTGCTCATCGAACGCGCGACCCCGCTCGAGCTCGCCGATCTCGCGGCGGAGCACCACGTCACCGTGCTGTTCACCGCGCCCACCGCGTACCGCGCGATCCTCGCGTCCGACCGCCGCCCGCTGCTCGCCGGTCTGCGCCGCGCGGTCTCGGCGGGCGAGGCGCTGCCCGCGAGCGTCGCCACCGACTTCCACGAGGCGACGGGCCGCCGGCTCATCGACGGCATCGGCAGCACCGAGATGCTGCACGTGTTCATCTCCGCCGCCGACGAGGACACGCGTCCGGGCTGCACCGGCCGCGCCGTGCCGGGCTACCGCGCGCGGATCGTCGACGACGAGGGCAGACCCGTGCCCGACGGCACCCCCGGACGCCTCGCCGTCCAGGGGCCGACGGGCTGCCGCTACCTCGCCGACGACCGCCAGACCGTGTTCGTCGAAGACGGCTGGAACCTCACTGGCGACACGTACGTGCGCGACGAAGACGGCTACTTCCACTACCGTGCCCGCAGCGACGACATGATCGTGTCGTCGGGGTACAACATCGCGGGTCCAGAGGTCGAGGAAGTGCTGATGGGCCACCCCGACGTGCTGGAGTGCGCGGTGGTCGCGGCCCCGGACGAGGCACGCGGCTCGATCGTGGCCGCGTACGTGGTGCTTCGCGAAGGTGCGGACGACGGGCCGGCGAAGGTCAAGGAGCTGCAGGACTACGCGAAATCCGTTGCGGCGCCGTACAAGTACCCGCGGCGCGTGGAGTTCGTGGCCGGGCTGCCCCGCAACCCCAGTGGTAAGGTCCAACGGTTCCTCCTGCGCCGCCGCGCGGCGGGGGAGACCGCCGAACCGCAGCCCGTCAGTGCGAGCGGACCGGGCTCAGGTTCCACCCGAGCGTGA
- a CDS encoding ATP-binding protein: protein MAVPEDAAGREVTPLNCPGVVAEPGALRTLRHALTAWVRAAGVEDDLAQDIVLASYEALANVADHAYGTTPGLVDLEAVLRPGRVEVVITDHGLWRAPVDDPNPVSLRGRGLLLLRASADHADITSGADGTVVTLGWNLSPVRSH, encoded by the coding sequence GTGGCCGTGCCCGAGGACGCCGCCGGGCGGGAGGTCACCCCGCTGAACTGCCCTGGCGTCGTGGCCGAGCCGGGTGCGCTGCGGACGCTGCGCCACGCGCTCACTGCGTGGGTGCGCGCCGCGGGCGTCGAAGACGACCTGGCGCAGGACATCGTGCTCGCGAGCTACGAAGCGCTCGCGAACGTCGCCGATCACGCGTATGGCACCACGCCCGGCCTCGTCGACCTCGAAGCGGTGCTGCGCCCGGGCCGCGTGGAGGTCGTGATCACCGACCACGGGCTCTGGCGCGCACCGGTGGACGACCCGAACCCGGTTTCCTTGCGGGGCCGCGGTTTGCTCCTGTTGCGGGCGAGCGCCGACCACGCCGACATCACGAGCGGCGCGGACGGCACCGTGGTCACGCTCGGGTGGAACCTGAGCCCGGTCCGCTCGCACTGA
- a CDS encoding STAS domain-containing protein yields the protein MTSSPPDVPSPRDSGDLLVSVRWRGPAAVVTVAGEIDLVTAPELDEVVSGAVDESPDVLVVDLRGVTFLSSAGLQVLAAAHQRLGEQRLRVVTTSNATSRPLTSTGLDAWIGLFPTVDEALSGALGTGA from the coding sequence GTGACGTCTTCTCCGCCGGATGTGCCGAGCCCTCGCGACAGCGGCGATCTGCTGGTCTCCGTGCGGTGGCGCGGGCCCGCCGCGGTGGTGACCGTGGCGGGCGAGATCGACCTGGTCACGGCTCCGGAACTGGACGAGGTCGTGTCCGGTGCGGTCGACGAGAGCCCGGACGTCCTCGTGGTGGACCTGCGCGGCGTCACCTTCCTCAGCTCCGCCGGGCTCCAGGTGCTGGCCGCCGCGCACCAGCGGCTGGGGGAGCAGCGCCTGCGCGTGGTCACCACGTCGAACGCGACGTCCCGCCCGCTCACCAGCACCGGTCTCGACGCGTGGATCGGCCTGTTCCCCACTGTCGACGAGGCTCTCAGCGGCGCCCTGGGAACGGGGGCCTGA
- a CDS encoding response regulator gives MTDTMAPIDILLVEDDPGDVLMTQEAFEHHKIRNALYVVADGVEALQFLRREERYSNAPRPGLILLDLNLPRKDGREVLAEVKATPELRSIPVVVLTTSEAEEDILRSYDLHANAYVTKPVDFDRFVEVVRQIDDFFVTVVKLPR, from the coding sequence ATGACCGACACCATGGCCCCCATCGACATCCTCCTCGTCGAGGACGACCCGGGCGACGTGCTCATGACGCAGGAAGCGTTCGAGCACCACAAGATCCGCAACGCCCTGTACGTGGTGGCCGACGGCGTCGAGGCGCTGCAGTTCCTGCGCCGCGAGGAGCGGTACTCCAACGCGCCGCGGCCGGGCCTGATCCTGCTCGACCTCAACCTGCCCCGCAAAGACGGCCGCGAGGTCCTCGCCGAGGTCAAGGCGACTCCCGAACTGCGCAGCATCCCGGTCGTCGTGCTCACCACGTCGGAAGCCGAGGAGGACATCCTGCGCAGCTACGACCTGCACGCCAACGCGTACGTGACCAAGCCGGTGGACTTCGACCGGTTCGTGGAGGTCGTGCGCCAGATCGACGACTTCTTCGTCACCGTCGTGAAGCTGCCGCGCTGA
- a CDS encoding ATP-binding protein — protein sequence MSRYADAQSHWPIRRWVTVFGIVEVVLLLAALIAGGIAVRNLNDARTRLLDETDPQLLQANALSQALLNQETGIRGFLLTGQRDFLQPYVAGREQQDAAVNELRRLGATPGTGAGDDLGAVLRAAGTWQTAVAVPTAPGASRPSTGAADAGKTLFDRVRGTLDTLSAHLTAARDDGRGDLNRAATQLTVLLAVIAGLVVVLFVLLFFGLRRTITDPITRLAAEVRAVSNTGDIHRPVHGSGPRELVELGADVDAMRVRIVEEVNELERAHALLDARTQALERSNSDLEQFAYVASHDLQEPLRKVASFCQLLERRYRGQLDERGEQYIAFAVDGAKRMQALINDLLSFSRVGRRGGEMTVLDTGKLLDEALGNLEAVIEETGARVERGELPEVRGEASLLTAVLQNLVNNALKFHGEQPPVVRVSAERDGDEWLFSVSDNGIGIEEQYAERIFVIFQRLHSKSAYGGTGIGLAMCRKIVEYHGGRIWLDTDVAEGSRFRFTLPVPGTDAGPAHTETLTATGNEDA from the coding sequence ATGAGCCGCTACGCCGACGCGCAGTCGCACTGGCCGATCCGCCGGTGGGTGACCGTGTTCGGGATCGTCGAGGTCGTGCTGCTCCTCGCCGCGCTGATCGCTGGTGGCATCGCCGTGAGGAACCTGAACGACGCGCGGACGCGGCTGCTCGACGAGACCGATCCGCAGCTGTTGCAGGCCAACGCGCTGTCGCAGGCGTTGCTGAACCAGGAGACCGGCATCCGCGGGTTCCTGCTCACGGGCCAGCGCGACTTCCTGCAGCCCTACGTGGCCGGCCGAGAGCAGCAGGACGCGGCCGTGAACGAGTTGCGCCGACTCGGCGCCACCCCGGGCACCGGGGCCGGCGACGACCTCGGTGCCGTACTGCGGGCGGCCGGCACCTGGCAGACCGCGGTCGCCGTGCCGACCGCGCCCGGCGCGTCGCGGCCCAGCACCGGTGCGGCCGACGCCGGCAAGACGCTGTTCGACCGCGTCCGCGGCACGCTCGACACGCTGTCGGCGCACCTGACCGCGGCGCGCGACGACGGCCGCGGCGACCTCAACCGCGCGGCCACGCAGCTGACCGTGCTCCTGGCCGTGATCGCCGGGCTCGTCGTGGTGTTGTTCGTGCTGCTGTTCTTCGGGCTGCGCCGCACGATCACGGACCCGATCACCCGCCTGGCCGCCGAGGTCCGCGCGGTGTCGAACACCGGCGACATCCACCGGCCGGTGCACGGCAGCGGCCCGCGTGAGCTCGTGGAGCTCGGCGCCGACGTCGACGCCATGCGCGTGCGGATCGTCGAGGAGGTCAACGAGCTGGAGCGCGCCCACGCCCTGCTCGACGCCCGCACGCAGGCCCTCGAACGGTCCAATTCGGACCTCGAGCAGTTCGCCTACGTGGCCTCCCACGACCTGCAGGAGCCGCTGCGCAAGGTCGCGAGCTTCTGCCAGCTGCTCGAACGCCGCTACCGGGGCCAGCTCGACGAACGCGGCGAACAGTACATCGCGTTCGCCGTCGACGGTGCCAAGCGCATGCAGGCGCTCATCAACGACCTGCTGTCGTTCTCCCGCGTCGGCCGCCGCGGCGGCGAGATGACGGTGCTGGACACCGGGAAGCTGCTCGACGAAGCGCTCGGCAACCTCGAAGCCGTGATCGAGGAGACCGGCGCCCGCGTCGAGCGCGGTGAGCTGCCCGAGGTGCGCGGCGAGGCGTCGCTGCTCACCGCCGTGCTGCAGAACCTGGTGAACAACGCCCTGAAGTTCCACGGCGAGCAGCCGCCCGTGGTGCGCGTGAGCGCCGAGCGCGATGGCGACGAGTGGCTGTTCTCCGTGTCCGACAACGGGATCGGTATCGAAGAGCAGTACGCGGAGCGGATCTTCGTGATCTTCCAGCGCCTGCACAGCAAGTCGGCCTACGGTGGCACGGGGATCGGGCTGGCGATGTGCCGCAAGATCGTCGAGTACCACGGCGGCCGGATCTGGCTCGACACCGACGTGGCCGAGGGCAGCCGCTTCCGCTTCACCCTGCCGGTGCCAGGCACGGACGCCGGCCCCGCGCACACCGAGACCCTGACCGCGACCGGGAACGAGGACGCATGA